The nucleotide window GGAACTCCTGCTCGGGCATGGTGCCGATCCGGATGCCCGCAACGACCGCCAGCAAACACCGCTGGCGGGGGTCGCTTTCAAGGGCCATCTGGAAGTCGCCTGCATCCTGCTCGCAGCCGGAGCGGATGCCACTGCGGACCAAGGCGGTGGCAGGACTCCTGCGATGTTCGCCGCCATGTTCGGCCACACCGACCTGCTGACCTTGCTGAATGAAAAATCCGAGCGCCCGCGGTCGCGGATGCTCGGATTGAAACTCACCAGTTGGGCGCGGCTGGTGTCCGCGCTGCGGCGCTGGTTCGTGCCGCGCAAGCTGGCCTGACTTACTTCGCCTCGAGCGCCTTCTCGACCGCCTCGCTCACGTCGGAGAGGTCGGGCTTGGTCTTCGGCTCGAAGCGGGCGATCGGCTTGCCGTCCTTGCCGATCAGGAACTTGCCGAAGTTCCACTTCACGTCGCCCGGGAAGGCACCTTGAGGCCCGGTCAGCGCGGCGTAGAGCGGGTGCTGCTCCGGACCCTTGACGTGGATCTTCTCCATCAGCGGGAACGTCACCGCGTAGGTGCTTTTGCAGAACTCCTGGATCTCCGTAGCGGTGCCGGGTTCCTGGCCGTTGAAGTCATTGCAGGGGAAACCGAGGATCACGAAACCCTTGTCCTTGTATTTTTCGTACATCGCCTCGAGCGGCTTGTACTGCGGGGTGTTGCCGCACTTCGAGGCCACGTTCACGACGAGCACGACCTTGCCGGCGTAATCCTTCAGCGAGGTGTCCTTGCCCTGGATGTCCTTGAAGCCAATGGCGGTGAGATCGGCGCCGAAGGCGGAAGCCGCGAAAACCACGGCGGGAATGACGATGCGGTGGAGCATGACTCCCACGCTAGCAGCGATTTCCGGGACCGCATGCGAAAAAATCTGGGCTCCCGGACCCTTGGAAAATCGGTGTTGCGATCTAACCGATTTGAATGACAGTCATGCCACAACCGTTCAACCCATCATTATGAAACACCTGCCGACGCTCCTGCTCGGAACCGTTCTCGCCGTTGCCGCCGCGGCTCCTGCGGATGCCGCTCCCTACCATCACGGATCGTATCGTCCACCGGGCTACCGCCCCATGCCACCGGCTCCGGTTTATCCGCCGCGTCCGGTCAGCCCGCGCGAGCGCAAGGAATACCGCGCCCAGCTCCGCCTCCGCCAGCTCGGATACTACCACGGTCGCGTCGATGGCAGCATCGGCCCGGTGACCCAGCGCGCTATCGCCCGCTTCCAGCGCGACCACCGCCTCCGCGTCACCGCGTGGTTGGACGTTTATACCCTGCGCGCCCTCGGCGTACTTTGAGAAATTGAGGTATTGGCCGGGGAAGGTCTTCTCCGGGGGCGGAGTCCGGCGACTCCGCCCTTCGTGTATCCGTGGGATGCCCTTGCTCACGAGGGGCCTCCCCGCTATCGGCAGGCATGACGGTGGAGGAACGGATTGCGGAGCTTCTGGATCGGATTGAGCGCGAGCAGGGATTCCGCATCCTCTATGCCTGTGAATCCGGCAGCCGCGCGTGGGGTTTCGCCTCGCCGGACAGCGACTATGACATCCGCTTCCTGTTCGTGCATCCGGAGCAGGCTTATCTCGCCATTGCTGGTGCCACCTCCGCCATCGATCTGCCGATCGTCGATGAGCTCGATGCCGGGGGCTGGGATGTGCGGAAGGCGGAGGGACTGTTGGGAAAATCCAATGGCGCGCTGCTGGAGTGGCTGCATTCGCCCATCGTTTATCGGGCGGAGCCGGGCTTTCTCGACCGCTGGCGCGCCACGGCCCGCGAGGTGTTTTCGCCGCGGGGTGCCTCCGATCACTACCGCGGCCTGGCGAAGCAGATGTGGCTGGGCAAGCTCCAGGCCGATCAGGTCCGGGCGAAGGATTATCTCTACGCCCTGCGCGCCACGCTGGCCGCGAAGTGGATTTTGGAGGATAGGGGCATTCCGCCGGTGGCGTTTGCGGAGCTATTGCCGGTCGCTCCATGTGAGGTGCAGGCACTCGTGCCGGATCTGCTGAAGCACAAGGCCGCCACCAACGAAGGCCAGCGCATGGCGCGCCTGCCGGTGCTTGATGCGTTTCTGGAAGCAGCCATCGGCCAGACCGATGAACTGCCGGATCGCTCGCATGCGGACATGGCGGTACTCGACCGATTGTTTCTTTCGGAGCTGCGTTTGCCATCCGGACCGATGCTCAAGCCGGAGGACTTCACCTTGGAGCGTGTCCGGCAAAAGGATCTGCTGCTTTTCGATACCGTCGCAGGCAGCCATGCCTACGGTACTGCCGTGGAAGGATCGGACGAGGATCGTCGTGGGGTGTTTGTCGCGCCTTCGTCGTTTTTGTTCGGACTCGATTCCATCGAACAGGTGGCGGACGAGCGGAACGACGAGGTGTATTACGAGCTGGGCCGTTTCGTGGAACTGCTGCTGCGGAACAATCCGAACGTATTGGAGTTGCTGGCCTCGCCGGACGATTGCATCCGTCATCGCCATCCCCTGTTTGATCGGTTGAAGCCGGAGTTGTTCCTCTCGAAGCTCTGTGCCGTCACTTTCGGCGAATACGCCATGGGCCAGATCCGCAAGGCGCGCGGATTGAACAAGAAGATCGTCAATCCACAGCCGGAGCAGCGCATCGAACTATTGAAGTTCTGTCATGTGCCGGAGGGACAGGGCAGCCTGCCGGTGGAGGAATGGCTGGCGTTGCGTGGGTTGAGACAGGAGGACTGCGGCCTTACAGCATTGACCCATGCCAGTGATCTGTTTGCGATCTATCATGATCCGGCGGTGAACTACCGAGGCATCGTTTCACCGAAGGACCCGGATGCGCTTCATTTCAGCAGCGTGCCGAAGGACGCGGCTCCCATCGCCTGGATGACCTGCAACCGCGATGCCTTCCGCGCCCACTGCAAGGCTCATCGCGAATACTGGGAATGGGTCGCGAACCGGAACGAGGAACGCTACCGCACCAATGCGGGGCATGGCCGCGGCTATGACTCGAAGAACCTGCTGCACACCCTGCGCCTGCTCGACATGGCGGAGGAGATCGCCCGCGAGGGCGTGCTGCGCGTGCGGCGTCCGAACCGGGACTTCCTGCTGCGCGTGCGTTCGGGTGAGTTCGAATACGATGAACTTGTCGAGCAGGCGGAGCAGCGGCTCGTGCGTGTCCGTGAGGC belongs to Luteolibacter ambystomatis and includes:
- a CDS encoding ankyrin repeat domain-containing protein, yielding MQATAAEEARYAELQRIALGAARHGDLTTLAPMLDAGLPVNLRDEKGNSLLMLAAYHGEQAAVELLLGHGADPDARNDRQQTPLAGVAFKGHLEVACILLAAGADATADQGGGRTPAMFAAMFGHTDLLTLLNEKSERPRSRMLGLKLTSWARLVSALRRWFVPRKLA
- a CDS encoding glutathione peroxidase, giving the protein MLHRIVIPAVVFAASAFGADLTAIGFKDIQGKDTSLKDYAGKVVLVVNVASKCGNTPQYKPLEAMYEKYKDKGFVILGFPCNDFNGQEPGTATEIQEFCKSTYAVTFPLMEKIHVKGPEQHPLYAALTGPQGAFPGDVKWNFGKFLIGKDGKPIARFEPKTKPDLSDVSEAVEKALEAK
- a CDS encoding peptidoglycan-binding domain-containing protein, yielding MKHLPTLLLGTVLAVAAAAPADAAPYHHGSYRPPGYRPMPPAPVYPPRPVSPRERKEYRAQLRLRQLGYYHGRVDGSIGPVTQRAIARFQRDHRLRVTAWLDVYTLRALGVL
- a CDS encoding DNA polymerase beta superfamily protein, which encodes MTVEERIAELLDRIEREQGFRILYACESGSRAWGFASPDSDYDIRFLFVHPEQAYLAIAGATSAIDLPIVDELDAGGWDVRKAEGLLGKSNGALLEWLHSPIVYRAEPGFLDRWRATAREVFSPRGASDHYRGLAKQMWLGKLQADQVRAKDYLYALRATLAAKWILEDRGIPPVAFAELLPVAPCEVQALVPDLLKHKAATNEGQRMARLPVLDAFLEAAIGQTDELPDRSHADMAVLDRLFLSELRLPSGPMLKPEDFTLERVRQKDLLLFDTVAGSHAYGTAVEGSDEDRRGVFVAPSSFLFGLDSIEQVADERNDEVYYELGRFVELLLRNNPNVLELLASPDDCIRHRHPLFDRLKPELFLSKLCAVTFGEYAMGQIRKARGLNKKIVNPQPEQRIELLKFCHVPEGQGSLPVEEWLALRGLRQEDCGLTALTHASDLFAIYHDPAVNYRGIVSPKDPDALHFSSVPKDAAPIAWMTCNRDAFRAHCKAHREYWEWVANRNEERYRTNAGHGRGYDSKNLLHTLRLLDMAEEIAREGVLRVRRPNRDFLLRVRSGEFEYDELVEQAEQRLVRVREAFEQSTLPDEPDRGRINTLLVELRREFEVAQVSNL